In one Solanum dulcamara chromosome 1, daSolDulc1.2, whole genome shotgun sequence genomic region, the following are encoded:
- the LOC129891908 gene encoding uncharacterized mitochondrial protein AtMg00810-like: MRFSEGLEPPSPRHVCFLKKSLYGLKEASRQWYARLAGALSFKGYTSSLNDYSLFFKTTGGLISIISVYVDDILLTGDAISKILDVTHFLNAEFQVKMLGDINYFLGMEIIREASGFIISQRQFTMNLLKEFDCTGSSVSSPLDPYMKLQADDGPLLDNPTEYRHLVGKLNFLTHTRPDLSYAILCLSQYMQQHCLSHFSAAQRVLRYLREDPGQGILLSSTPSYDLLAFCDVDWAFCKDSRRSVCGFFITLGGAPISWKSKKQMSISLSSVEAEYRSIRRVTTELTWLVSLLDDLSTPPSLPIPLHSDRQIAIHIARNNARNTLIWIVTSCVNNFSLV; the protein is encoded by the coding sequence ATGAGATTCTCAGAAGGTTTGGAACCTCCTTCACCTAGGCATGTTTGTTTTCTCAAGAAGTCTTTGTATGGTCTTAAGGAAGCATCTCGACAGTGGTATGCTAGACTTGCAGGAGCTTTGAGTTTCAAAGGATATACTAGTTCTTTAAATGATTATTCTCTGTTTTTTAAGACTACTGGTGGTCTTATTTCTATTATCTCAGTGTATGTGGATGACATTTTACTCACAGGTGATGCTATTTCCAAAATTCTTGATGTTACTCACTTTCTTAATGCTGAATTTCAAGTCAAAATGTTGGGTGATATCAACTATTTTCTAGGTATGGAAATAATCAGGGAAGCCTCAGGCTTCATTATCAGTCAACGACAATTTACTATGAATCTCCTTAAGGAATTTGACTGCACTGGTTCAAGTGTATCCTCACCTCTTGACCCTTACATGAAGTTGCAAGCTGATGATGGACCTTTATTGGACAACCCCACTGAATATCGGCATTTAGTtggaaaattgaattttttgacTCATACTAGACCTGATCTCTCCTATGCCATTCTATGCCTTAGTCAATACATGCAACAGCATTGTCTTTCACATTTCTCAGCTGCTCAGAGGGTACTTCGTTATCTTAGGGAAGACCCAGGCCAAGGTATTCTTCTATCATCTACGCCCTCTTATGATCTACTTGCTTTTTGCGACGTCGACTGGGCTTTCTGCAAGGACAGTCGGAGATCAGTTTGTGGTTTCTTTATTACACTGGGAGGTGCTCCTATTTCatggaaatcaaagaaacaGATGTCTATTTCCCTCTCTTCTGTCGAAGCAGAGTATAGATCGATAAGACGAGTTACAACGGAGCTTACTTGGTTAGTGAGCCTCCTGGATGACCTCTCTACTCCTCCCTCTCTGCCTATTCCACTTCATTCTGATAGGCAGATAGCTATTCATATCGCTCGGAATAACGCACGAAACACGTTGATTTGGATTGTCACTTCCTGCGTCAACAATTTCTCTTTGGTCTGA
- the LOC129887393 gene encoding PLAT domain-containing protein 3-like — protein sequence MRVAAHSNRFWFLLFILFFSISLSSIYGSEDDCVYTAYIRTGKIIKGGTDSIISLTLYDANGYGIRINNLETWGGIMGPGYNYFERGNLDIFSGRGPCLTAPICKMNLTSDGTGSGHGWYCNYVEVTVTGIHKKCSQQYFEVEQWLATDTSPYELTAIRDLCKKTKFDDRRPVTETESIPQVSVI from the exons ATGAGAGTAGCAGCTCACTCCAATCGTTTCTGGTTCCTTctcttcatcctcttcttctCCATCTCCCTCTCCTCCATTTATGGATCC GAAGATGATTGTGTGTACACTGCATACATCCGAACTGGAAAAATCATAAAAGGCGGAACCGATTCGATTATCAGTTTAACTCTGTACGATGCAAACGGATATGGTATTCGAATCAACAACCTTGAGACTTGGGGTGGGATTATGGGCCCGGGTTACAACTATTTCGAGAGAGGAAATTTGGATATCTTCAGTGGCCGAGGCCCATGTTTGACGGCGCCGATCTGCAAAATGAACTTGACTTCCGATGGAACAGGTTCAGGCCATGGATGGTACTGTAACTACGTTGAGGTCACCGTCACCGGAATCCATAAGAAATGCAGCCAACAGTATTTCGAAGTGGAGCAATGGCTCGCAACTGATACGTCGCCTTATGAGCTCACTGCCATTAGAGATCTATGTAAGAAGACCAAGTTTGATGACCGTCGGCCGGTTACCGAAACTGAATCCATTCCACAAGTTTCTGTTATTTAA